One window from the genome of Crassostrea angulata isolate pt1a10 chromosome 2, ASM2561291v2, whole genome shotgun sequence encodes:
- the LOC128171248 gene encoding uncharacterized protein LOC128171248 isoform X2: MKNLQLVLYFAYFIGVLAVNAFENLSKRNTTAISLSSTYSNSLATFANDGDTITNDHRVCSHTEINKDKAWLQLDFGKPYSINTIRIHYRNEDIWKPYRFREFYIDMSDIPATQSNTSERTRCYTDNTTYPDVPPFLMEVPCKLTARYLIVETTYDAPEDDNITGAVLEICEIEVFGCEVGEYGADCKSCIGCQVCDITSGKCRTCKSFI; this comes from the exons ATGAAAAATTTGCAACTTGTCTTGTATTTTGCGTATTTTATAGGAGTTTTAGCTGTCAATGCCTTCG aaaatctaTCAAAAAGAAATACCACAGCTATTTCATTGAGTTCGACATACAGTAATTCTTTAGCAACATTCGCAAATGATGGGGATACTATTACAAATGATCATCGAGTCTGTTCACACACTGAGATAAACAAAGATAAAGCCTGGTTACAGCTGGATTTTGGAAAACCATACAGCATAAATACAATTAGAATTCATTATAGAAATGAGG ACATCTGGAAGCCATACAGATTCAGAGAGTTTTATATTGATATGTCTGACATACCAGCAACACAATCGAATACATCAGAAAGAACCCGCTGTTACACTGACAATACAACATATCCTGACGTGCCCCCATTTCTAATGGAGGTGCCTTGTAAACTGACAGCAAGATACCTCATTGTAGAGACTACCTACGACGCACCTGAAGATGATAATATAACAGGGGCTGTTCTTGAGATCTGTGAAATAGAAGTTTTTG GATGCGAAGTTGGTGAATATGGCGCTGATTGTAAGTCGTGCATTGGATGCCAAGTCTGTGATATAACTAGTGGTAAATGTAGAACATGTAAGTCATTTATTTAA
- the LOC128171247 gene encoding beta-hexosaminidase-like produces the protein MGIKMEKNCPMLYFVTIAVVFISNLQANSDIVYNSTDQSLIDYIAENAEIRYDVISNFVDKRKTFTSKITIKNTGNLTIAYNNWEIYFYAIRLVQPNEYPYKEGFKLHNCKMRLYHVSGSLCKLCPERNFRMESHDFVECKLVMKYWQSAKTDTMPNWYVWAEGLTSRDIESTQGDTLTFVGPFERPEQYQRYADDGWSPFTPESRFKKNDELAVSNVSEKFVIPTPVEMNMKSGSVKVDSSWTVVNSTKYYQVAKLIAEHFGLTIRSTKPQEKFIDITEQHDLNPLNVSTTVNEAYLIQISSQYITVSARAKAGMFYAYQTLKSIHQDGKSLPLCVIKDQPRFAYRGMHLDVGRNFFSKEEILKILETMAMYKLNQFHFHLTEDEGWRLEIPGIPELTEIGSRRCHDLNEDTCILPQLGSGSSKNGLGSGFYTTEDYMEILRYANDRNIQVIPEIDMPGHCRAGIKALEARYRKYMKIGNEVEANEYLLTDFADKTQYLTVQWFSDNAINICLNSTAVFIRHLITSLIEMHQDIQPLNIYHFGGDEVAGAWKESPECKKFLSKKGLNDTATLKRYFAHFMSNLTNDEGLHMAVWADALKEGNALYNISAFPTNQNIIAYNWDNLWERGHGDKAYKLANAGYKVVLSHATHLYFDHPYEPDPAERGYYWATRFTDTRKTFGYIPDNIFYNADKSRDGRTLTKDRICPNNKCLKLEKPENIIGIQGQVWTETIRTSQQLHEMMFPRMLALAERAWHKSEWERIPDKDRRIMETNKEWASFSKALVEREFSRLDGMGIMYRIPVPGARVSGDVVQVNSAFPGLGFQYSLDNQQSWLNVTSQEVHLKTNMYFRTRSLDGYRYSRSVFLRNVISSDGYHMKPICINIFTATIFCVIKIVLY, from the exons ATGGGGATTAAAATGGAGAAAAACTGCCCGATGCTTTACTTCGTAACTATTGCAG tGGTGTTTATATCAAATCTACAAGCAAACTCGGACATTGTTTACAATTCAACTGACCAAAGTTTGATAGACTATATTGCAGAAAATGCTGAAATACGATATGACGTTATAAGCAATTTCGTTGACAAGCGGAAAACATTTACATcgaaaataacaataaaaaacacaGGCAATCTTACAATTGCCTACAACAATTGGGAGATTTATTTCTACGCAATACGACTCGTTCAACCAAATGAATATCCATATAAGGAAGGATTTAAACTTCACAACTGTAAAATGCGGCTGTATCATGTATCCGGAAGTTTGTGCAAGTTGTGCCCCGAAAGAAATTTTCGGATGGAGTCGCATGATTTTGTTGAGTGCAAATTGGTAATGAAATATTGGCAGTCTGCCAAAACGGATACGATGCCGAACTGGTATGTTTGGGCGGAGGGACTTACATCTAGGGATATCGAATCCACGCAGGGGGACACTCTGACCTTTGTGGGACCTTTCGAGAGACCGGAACAGTATCAACGGTATGCTGATGATGGTTGGTCTCCCTTCACCCCAGAATCAAG atttaagaaaaatgatgagttgGCAGTCTCCAATGTTTCTGAAAAATTTGTAATCCCAACACCAGTTGAAATGAACATGAAAAGTGGCAGCGTAAAAGTTGATTCATCGTGGACTGTAGTGAATTCAACGAAATATTATCAAGTTGCCAAACTAATTGCAG aGCACTTTGGATTGACAATTCGGAGTACAAAACCACAGGAAAAGTTTATTGATATAACAGAACAACATGATTTGAATCCGTTGAACGTCTCAACAACTGTAAACGAGGCTTATCTGATCCAAATAAGTTCTCAGTATATTACGGTGTCTGCAAGGGCAAAGGCAGGGATGTTTTATGCTTATCAGACATTAAAAAGTATACATCAAGATGGGAAATCACTTCCGTTGTGTGTAATAAAAGACCAGCCTCGATTTGCCTACAGGGGGATGCACTTGGATGTAGGTCGAAACTTCTTTTCAAAAGAGGAGATTCTGAAAATACTAGAGACAATGGCGATGTACAAATTAAACCAATTTCATTTCCATTTGACGGAGGACGAGGGTTGGAGGTTGGAAATTCCCGGTATACCTGAGCTTACAGAG ATTGGTTCGAGAAGATGTCATGACCTTAACGAAGACACGTGCATTCTTCCTCAATTGGGATCCGGATCTTCAAAAAACGGTCTTGGTTCCGGATTTTACACAACCGAGGACTATATGGAAATATTAAGATATGCTAATGACCGGAATATTCAAGTCATACCGGAGATTGACATGCCAGGGCATTGTCGTGCAGGTATCAAAGCATTGGAGGCAAGATACCGGAAGTACATGAAAATTGGAAACGAGGTTGAAGCTAATGAATATTTGCTGACAGATTTTGCTGACAAAACACAATATTTAACAGTGCAGTGGTTTTCTGATAATGCTATTAATATCTGCTTGAATTCAACAGCAGTATTTATTCGTCATCTAATTACGTCACTTATTGAGATGCATCAAGACATTCAGCCTTTGAACATATATCATTTTGGAG GGGACGAAGTAGCGGGAGCTTGGAAAGAATCTCCGGAATGCAAAAAGTTTCTATCGAAAAAAGGTCTCAATGATACCGCCACACTTAAGAGATACTTTGCTCATTTCATGTCAAATCTAACTAATGATGAAGGATTGCATATGGCGGTCTGGGCAGATGCTCTCAAAGAAGGAAACGCTCTTTATAATATCAGTGCATTTCCAACCAATCA GAATATAATAGCGTATAATTGGGACAACCTTTGGGAGAGAGGACACGGGGACAAAGCCTATAAACTAGCCAATGCAGGATACAAG GTAGTTCTTTCCCATGCCACACATCTTTATTTTGACCATCCATATGAACCAGATCCGGCGGAGAGGGGATATTACTGGGCTACCCGCTTCACTGATACTCGAAAGACCTTTGGATATATCCCTGACAATATATTCTATAATGCCGACAAGTCGAGGGATGGTCGAACATTAACCAAGGATCGAATATGTCCAAACAATAAATGTCTAAAGTTAGAGAAACCGGAGAACATCATTG GCATACAAGGTCAAGTTTGGACGGAAACCATACGGACATCCCAGCAACTTCACGAGATGATGTTTCCACGCATGCTTGCGTTGGCTGAACGTGCCTGGCACAAGTCAGAGTGGGAGCGGATTCCAGACAAAGATAGGCGGATCATGGAAACAAATAAGGAGTGGGCTTCGTTTTCCAAAGCTTTAGTAGAAAGGGAGTTCTCTAGACTTGACGGCATGGGCATCATGTATCGTATCCCAGTACCTGGAGCAAG GGTCAGTGGTGACGTTGTACAGGTAAATTCGGCTTTCCCAGGATTAGGTTTCCAATATAGTTTGGATAACCAACAGAGTTGGTTAAATGTGACGTCACAGGAAGTGCACTTGAAGACAAACATGTACTTTAGAACAAG GTCATTGGATGGTTATCGATACAGCCGATCAGTATTCCTTAGAAACGTAATTTCTTCAGATGGATATCACATGAAACCaatttgtattaatatttttactgcTACAATATTTTGTGTCATTAAAATAGTGTTATATTGA
- the LOC128171250 gene encoding uncharacterized protein LOC128171250: MAVNRLFLLLVIAFEVSANQQSKAEIVRRLGKPALQTLALGASPINETLSARTGVFLAPSDTQFQFSGQSMKINKEENDVFTVLLTTSEFNLEANSPFGSRMLKVKSNSAKEAMRILFNLNSKARRETTFPLNNCKIEIEKRENGTQTEYKARVENCADEDGFEKYFVLDLNFKSGDASQIYSKDLNGPDIQRVSKYFKYAKTYYTSTERDTYYTILNNPALEADEITITNFHFTVSSKSNPSLFSDDLYSTYYWNYYI; this comes from the exons ATGGCAGTAAACAGGCTTTTTCTTCTGCTGGTTATAGCGTTTGAAGTGTCTGCAAACCAACAATCT AAAGCTGAGATTGTGCGCAGACTCGGGAAACCCGCTCTACAAACCTTGGCGTTGGGTGCTTCCCCAATTAACGAAACATTGTCCGCCCGTACCGGAGTGTTCCTCGCTCCATCCGATACACAGTTTCAATTCTCAGGccaatcaatgaaaattaataaag aagAAAACGACGTTTTCACAGTCCTTTTAACAACCAGTGAGTTTAACTTGGAGGCAAACAGCCCGTTTGGCTCCCGGATGTTGAAAGTAAAGTCAAATTCAGCAAAGGAAGCCATGCGaattttgttcaatctgaacTCAAAAGCCCGTAGAGAAACCACATTTCCTTTGAACAATTGTAAAATTGAGATTGAAAAGCGTGAGAATGGTACACAAACAGAGTACAAAGCGAGAGTGGAGAATTGTGCAGATGAAGATGGATTTGAGAAGTATTTTGTACTCGATCTTAACTTCAAATCAGGAGACGCATCCCAGATATATTCCAAAGATCTTAACGGTCCGGATATTCAGCGAGTtagcaaatatttcaaatacgCAAAGACATATTATACCAGCACTGAAAGAGATACATATTACACCATCCTTAATAACCCTGCACTGGAAGCTGACGAGATTACTATTACAAACTTTCACTTCACTGTTTCATCTAAATCGAATCCTTCTCTTTTTAGTGATGATCTTTATTCTACCTATTACTGGAACTACTATATCTGA
- the LOC128171248 gene encoding uncharacterized protein LOC128171248 isoform X3 has translation MKNLQLVLYFAYFIGVLAVNAFENLSKRNTTAISLSSTYSNSLATFANDGDTITNDHRVCSHTEINKDKAWLQLDFGKPYSINTIRIHYRNEDIWKPYRFREFYIDMSDIPATQSNTSERTRCYTDNTTYPDVPPFLMEVPCKLTARYLIVETTYDAPEDDNITGAVLEICEIEVFGCEVGEYGADCKSCIGCQVCDITSGKCRT, from the exons ATGAAAAATTTGCAACTTGTCTTGTATTTTGCGTATTTTATAGGAGTTTTAGCTGTCAATGCCTTCG aaaatctaTCAAAAAGAAATACCACAGCTATTTCATTGAGTTCGACATACAGTAATTCTTTAGCAACATTCGCAAATGATGGGGATACTATTACAAATGATCATCGAGTCTGTTCACACACTGAGATAAACAAAGATAAAGCCTGGTTACAGCTGGATTTTGGAAAACCATACAGCATAAATACAATTAGAATTCATTATAGAAATGAGG ACATCTGGAAGCCATACAGATTCAGAGAGTTTTATATTGATATGTCTGACATACCAGCAACACAATCGAATACATCAGAAAGAACCCGCTGTTACACTGACAATACAACATATCCTGACGTGCCCCCATTTCTAATGGAGGTGCCTTGTAAACTGACAGCAAGATACCTCATTGTAGAGACTACCTACGACGCACCTGAAGATGATAATATAACAGGGGCTGTTCTTGAGATCTGTGAAATAGAAGTTTTTG GATGCGAAGTTGGTGAATATGGCGCTGATTGTAAGTCGTGCATTGGATGCCAAGTCTGTGATATAACTAGTGGTAAATGTAGAACAT AA
- the LOC128171254 gene encoding uncharacterized protein LOC128171254 yields the protein MALKWFYVSITVAMLSANYSCIAEIVRMPLQPTISTVAMSVIPLNESFSVCVLVFFGPSDTEIKFNGDTLEVSREHVDEFEVYMVNNNANMDRRITLKSKSKGETITMYPNFNYNLPIKSSFIENTCYVKIEKDAMGERTKYTATVTSFAEREDLENLSKYFIAYIRDRSGARVQLSTRHLNETENENVVSYYKYLDTYYSGSKTDSCSEYYSILNYSAIEADGITVESFGFVLNVSSSDYYGNDMTINRSWYYQIV from the exons ATGGcattaaaatggttttatgtcTCCATAACAGTGGCCATGTTGTCTGCAAACTACAGCTGT ATTGCCGAAATTGTTAGAATGCCCCTGCAGCCAACAATATCTACGGTGGCAATGTCTGTTATACCTTTGAATGAAAGCTTCTCTGTGTGTGTTCTTGTTTTCTTTGGACCTTCCGATACAGAGATCAAATTCAACGGCGACACCCTGGAAGTCTCCAGAG AACATGTAGATGAATTTGAGGTCTACATGGTGAACAATAATGCCAACATGGATAGAAGAATAACCTTAAAGTCGAAATCAAAAGGAGAAACAATTACAATGTATCCAAACTTTAACTACAACCTCCCTATTAAATCAAGCTTTATTGAAAACACCTGCTATGTCAAGATAGAAAAGGATGCAATGGGAGAACGCACAAAATATACAGCTACAGTAACATCATTTGCAGAAAGAGAGGACTTGGAGAATTTGTccaaatattttattgcatacatACGCGATAGATCAGGCGCCCGTGTACAATTATCGACACGCCATCTGAATgaaactgaaaatgaaaatgttgtcaGTTATTATAAATACCTCGACACTTACTATTCAGGAAGTAAAACTGACAGTTGCAGTGAGTACTATTCGATTCTGAACTATTCCGCGATCGAAGCAGATGGTATCACTGTCGAAAGTTTTGGCTTTGTTTTGAATGTTTCAAGTTCAGATTACTATGGAAACGACATGACAATTAATCGCAGTTGGTATTATCAGATCGTTTAA
- the LOC128171248 gene encoding uncharacterized protein LOC128171248 isoform X1 translates to MKNLQLVLYFAYFIGVLAVNAFENLSKRNTTAISLSSTYSNSLATFANDGDTITNDHRVCSHTEINKDKAWLQLDFGKPYSINTIRIHYRNEDIWKPYRFREFYIDMSDIPATQSNTSERTRCYTDNTTYPDVPPFLMEVPCKLTARYLIVETTYDAPEDDNITGAVLEICEIEVFGCEVGEYGADCKSCIGCQVCDITSGKCRTYAELCMLSTSKYYILIY, encoded by the exons ATGAAAAATTTGCAACTTGTCTTGTATTTTGCGTATTTTATAGGAGTTTTAGCTGTCAATGCCTTCG aaaatctaTCAAAAAGAAATACCACAGCTATTTCATTGAGTTCGACATACAGTAATTCTTTAGCAACATTCGCAAATGATGGGGATACTATTACAAATGATCATCGAGTCTGTTCACACACTGAGATAAACAAAGATAAAGCCTGGTTACAGCTGGATTTTGGAAAACCATACAGCATAAATACAATTAGAATTCATTATAGAAATGAGG ACATCTGGAAGCCATACAGATTCAGAGAGTTTTATATTGATATGTCTGACATACCAGCAACACAATCGAATACATCAGAAAGAACCCGCTGTTACACTGACAATACAACATATCCTGACGTGCCCCCATTTCTAATGGAGGTGCCTTGTAAACTGACAGCAAGATACCTCATTGTAGAGACTACCTACGACGCACCTGAAGATGATAATATAACAGGGGCTGTTCTTGAGATCTGTGAAATAGAAGTTTTTG GATGCGAAGTTGGTGAATATGGCGCTGATTGTAAGTCGTGCATTGGATGCCAAGTCTGTGATATAACTAGTGGTAAATGTAGAACAT ATGCGGAACTGTGCATGCTTTCTACTAGCAAATattacatattaatatattaa